A genome region from Hoplias malabaricus isolate fHopMal1 chromosome 8, fHopMal1.hap1, whole genome shotgun sequence includes the following:
- the golga4 gene encoding golgin subfamily A member 4 isoform X5, whose amino-acid sequence MDQQAKKHLQEEFDAALEEKDQMITVLQTQVALMKKRLNGVPGALGEAQSTDGTEINTNPQNSAQGDGTELNEAGDSSEPGNTVDMEGLQKRVLRQETLLQRCKELIRTNKERSTQLSSENEALQQQLQERLQELEKMKELHTTEKTKLITQLRDAKNLIEQLEQDKGMVIAETKRQMHETLEMKEEEIAQLRSRIQQAVAQKEEIQEQKEKTEKAAFEELERALGVAQRAEEARRQLQAQMEEQVKQVERASEEERKSLQQELSRVKQEVVTIMKKSSEDRIAEMEQLHSEALASKDKEIRSHINQAVQCREELLQAAQEKEQQASLALEEAELQKAALQAEGEAKAKDLMLELESARTRILELESSLVTYTKEDCTHSDQLSAEIEEEKKFKAEIAALEQKHQQELESMKSELTAVLNQQHSTAVEELMQKNKTEIEAILKEKESEFHAHVEDINQKTQEKLDVKQTEIDTLTLELHELQSIKQQLEEKLLAIEADNSSARQEFEVKLKEEHLTHQAEAEALIHHCEELGGVENNLKEDLNQLRLMLEEKNKELEGHVLREKGLEQYARKAQGDAEAHLKEMEQLRHSAQCEKDSLVEARTCLNILTEELEQSKNQLKELEKLLEASHNDCQQKADCLHQKNAENEDLQQKLQKATNDLSEKEMLHEETCKAMQEELNNLKTQLKQERCSYQTRMDHLKIEMDGKLKSQETKMEKIKHKTKEMQEKFKKKLHDQEEKAKAELAQKVEELLQKDEQVKEKIREMSQASYDSLSSALSDLETNHKMQLNKLQEAQKHEQEILQSVWQERLCQQEEEMQEKHTFTLQEKVQEVDCLSQQLLCSIEEKTQVEQEVNNLREELAMRETTVQKLQAELMEAAVKLENLSEGEDMLKKQVETIEKNLNQALNEKNLFQDQLSKAEEMSKERLQALSEELEDERKKLKVLEASRCKEGEDMQMAFEEKAAELQTREKSFQSQIYAISKKLEQQCQGAQALLNGFSDDLCRKVEAKVNDLQNRVIHNQKQVSHLKNLILAKNDKINNLEKELLQAIKESQNMQSSLDRAVLQLNVNSENLKALQVEKESLQKDATNYSQVLSEKVVCIEKLDEENKNISDKVEANILHISNLEGIIDDLKTQLARSITEKEEAISLLNQQHNEEKQSLKCQMEAALEKAEKEKSLALEQVDTLRNRISELKKKVESKITQNQSMVKSLQGKIEDLERQVAERDEQLQSLTASIDNQSISKSEMDQVLSEKEQKVSALTLELDDCTKRISELEELLEIQTKEKEQLAAELQQHKSMWESQKSELILQLHQAQEQCSERNDLSQKTEEKLHSLEKEFHNTKQQLEIQQGGFDREKAVILKAKDEALKAAEESAGKAAELKKKAEQKIGLIRKQLTSQIEEKEQVVKNLQVQLEDIRQRLSDREKQMISLEENGKIMREAMNNLKDEHTKHLEEVRQDKEIQRENSLQILKDMYEEKLATFHKELSFKDELAAKGKDREEEAHSRLRELQTRLTDSEEQTTIQQSEIKRLHEELLKQTALVQELQSTCFTLQGQIKEKVINVLQGEECSVVQTKTFVEMELLRTLATEENDVNLKPEEWNTVKDLLVKEYELKLQELCRKLEEKEDQLEAQKKIQKGLDEAAVDSPTDGSKGSENDLQRKLNETELEKQKIQRDYAQLQKDLRSLRKEHETELEYLKKEIQEENDKNLKLEMEDMEIKQNSALKQLMREFNTQMALKERELDTSIKETVEKAQSVEAQLMDSHREEVSRLQKMISQKEEDLNRTVQRYEQVIQNREEEMGSRVWEVQKELEELQQRSLSGPQGIEELQVQLAEKTTLLSEAKLKEQEYQDRIHTLEDKIQSGYKNSVVTHLGSTYRETSHYSADPLSEHTEFEYLKKVMFEYMMGRETKTMAKVITSMLKFPPDQAQKVLEREDSRMMPWLR is encoded by the exons ATGGATCAGCAAGCCAAGAAACATCTGCAGGAGGAATTTGATGCTGCTTTAGAAGAAAAAGACCAGATGATAACTGTGTTGCAGACCCAA GTGGCTCTTATGAAAAAACGACTGAATGGTGTCCCAGGTGCTTTAGGAGAAGCACAGTCCACTGATGGAACAGAAATTAACACAAACCCACAAAACTCTGCTCAAGGGGATGGCACTGAACTAAATGAAG CAGGGGACAGCAGTGAGCCAGGCAACACTGTAGACATGGAAGGGTTGCAGAAGCGAGTGCTTAGGCAGGAGACACTGCTTCAGCGCTGCAAGGAGCTGATCCGCACCAACAAAGAACGCAGCACTCAGCTCAGCAGCGAGAATGAGGCACTACAGCAGCAGCTCCAGGAGAGACTGCAGGAGCTGGAGAAGATGAAG GAGCTTCACACTACGGAGAAGACCAAGCTGATCACACAACTGCGCGATGCCAAGAACCTAATTGAGCAGCTGGAGCAGGACAAG GGAATGGTGATTGCTGAGACAAAGCGGCAGATGCATGAGACCTTGGAGATGAAAGAGGAAGAGATTGCTCAGCTGCGCTCCAGGATCCAGCAAGCTGTGGCCCAGAAAGAGGAAATTCAGGAGCAAAAGGAGAAAACAGAGAAAGCTG CATTTGAGGAGCTGGAGAGAGCATTGGGAGTGGCACAGCGAGCAGAGGAGGCACGGAGACAGCTGCAGGCTCAAATGGAGGAACAGGTGAAGCAGGTGGAGCGAGCGAGTGAAGAAGAGAGGAAGAGTCTGCAACAAGAGCTCAGCAGGGTCAAACAGGAGGTGGTGACCATCATGAAG AAATCGTCAGAAGACAGGATAGCAGAAATGGAACAGCTGCACTCAGAGGCTCTGGCTAGTAAAGACAAGGAAATTAGATCCCATATAAACCAGGCAGtg CAGTGTAGAGAAGAGTTGTTACAGGCAGCTCAGGAAAAGGAGCAACAGGCTTCTTTGGCTCTGGAGGAAGCAGAGTTGCAGAAGGCAGCCTTGCAGGCTGAGGGTGAAGCCAAAGCCAAGGATCTGATGCTAGAGCTGGAAAGTGCCAGGACT AGAATTCTTGAGCTGGAGAGTTCTTTGGTAACGTATACAAAGGAGGACTGCACACACTCAGATCAACTCTCAGCAGAGATTGAAGAAGAGAAGAAATTTAAAGCTGAGATAGCTGCTCTTGAACAGAAGCATCAGCAGGAGCTGGAAAGTATGAAGTCAGAATTGACAGCGGTTTTGAATCAGCAGCACTCCACTGCTGTTGAAGAGCtaatgcagaaaaacaaaactgagatTGAAGCCAtcttgaaagaaaaagaatcaGAATTTCATGCCCACGTTGAAGACATAAACCAGAAGACACAGGAAAAACTGGATGTTAAACAGACTGAGATTGACACCCTGACTTTGGAGCTTCATGAATTACAGAGCATTAAGCAACAGCTAGAGGAGAAACTTCTAGCAATTGAGGCTGATAACAGTTCAGCTAGACAGGAGTTTGAGGTGAAACTGAAGGAGGAACATTTAACGCATCAGGCTGAGGCTGAAGCCTTAATCCATCACTGTGAGGAATTAGGTGGAGTGGAAAACAATCTGAAGGAAGACCTAAATCAACTAAGGCTGATGCtggaagagaaaaataaagaactTGAAGGACATGTCCTAAGGGAAAAGGGGCTAGAACAATATGCCAGAAAGGCTCAAGGGGATGCTGAGGCACATTTAAAGGAAATGGAACAATTAAGGCATAGTGCACAGTGTGAAAAAGATTCTCTTGTGGAGGCTAGGACTTGTCTCAACATACTGACTGAGGAATTGGAGCAGTCAAAGAATCAACTGAAAGAACTAGAGAAGCTTCTTGAAGCAAGTCATAATGACTGTCAGCAGAAAGCAGATTGTCTTCATCAGAAGAATGCAGAAAATGAAGACCTACAGCAGAAGTTGCAGAAAGCCACCAATGACCTGTCTGAAAAAGAGATGTTACATGAGGAAACATGTAAAGCAATGCAGGAGGagttaaataatttaaagacTCAATTGAAACAGGAAAGGTGTTCTTACCAGACAAGAATGGATCATCTAAAAATAGAAATGGATGGCAAGTTGAAATCTCAGGAGACCAAGATGGAAAAGATTAAACACAAAACCAAAGAAATGCAGGAAAAGTTTAAGAAAAAGCTTCATGACCAGGAAGAAAAAGCCAAAGCAGAGCTAGCCCAGAAGGTTGAAGAACTTTTGCAGAAAGATGAACAAGTAAAAGAAAAGATCCGTGAAATGTCCCAGGCAAGCTATGACAGTCTTAGCAGTGCTTTGTCTGATTTGGAGACAAATCATAAAATGCAGTTAAATAAGCTTCAAGAAGCCCAGAAACATGAGCAGGAGATACTTCAGAGTGTTTGGCAGGAAAGGCTATGCCAGCAAGAAGAGGAGATGCAGGAGAAACATACGTTTACTTTACAAGAGAAAGTGCAGGAGGTGGACTGCCTCTCTCAACAGCTTTTATGCAGCATAGAGGAGAAAACCCAAGTGGAACAGGAAGTGAACAACTTAAGGGAAGAACTAGCAATGAGGGAAACCACTGTACAGAAACTTCAAGCAGAGCTCATGGAAGCTGCTGTCAAGTTAGAAAATCTGTCAGAAGGAGAGGATATGCTAAAAAAGCAGGTAGAGACTATAGAGAAAAATCTGAACCAAGCATTGAATGAAAAGAATCTCTTTCAGGACCAGCTCAGTAAAGCTGAAGAGATGAGTAAAGAAAGACTACAAGCCTTGTCTGAAGAACTAGAAGATGAACGCAAGAAGCTTAAAGTACTTGAAGCTTCAAGGTGTAAGGAAGGAGAGGACATGCAGATGGCCTTTGAAGAGAAAGCTGCTGAGCTTCAAACTAGGGAAAAATCATTCCAGTCACAAATCTATGCTATTAGTAAGAAGCTTGAGCAGCAATGTCAAGGTGCACAGGCATTATTAAATGGTTTTTCAGATGATCTATGCCGTAAAGTGGAGGCAAAAGTCAATGACTTACAAAATAGGGTTATCCATAATCAAAAGCAAGTGTCTCATCTTAAAAATCTCATTTTGGCCAAgaatgacaaaataaataatttagagAAGGAGCTTCTGCAAGCTATAAAGGAGAgccaaaatatgcagagctcTCTTGATCGGGCAGTTCTTCAGCTAAATGTAAATTCAGAAAATCTTAAAGCCTTACAAGTTGAGAAGGAGTCTTTGCAAAAAGATGCTACCAATTACTCCCAAGTACTTTCTGAGAAAGTTGTTTGTATAGAGAAACTtgatgaagaaaacaaaaacatatcagATAAAGTTGAAGCAAATATTTTGCATATCAGTAATCTGGAGGGTATCATAGATGACCTGAAGACCCAGTTAGCAAGAAGCATAACTGAAAAGGAGGAAGCCATATCTCTGCTGAATCAGCAGCATAATGAGGAGAAGCAAAGTCTAAAATGCCAAATGGAGGCGGCTTTGGAaaaggcagaaaaagaaaagagcttGGCTCTTGAGCAAGTGGACACACTCAGGAACAGGATATCTGAGCTAAAAAAGAAAGTAGAGTCCAAGATCACTCAGAACCAGAGCATGGTCAAATCTCTCCAAGGTAAGATAGAGGACTTGGAGAGACAGGTAGCAGAAAGGGATGAGCAGCTTCAAAGTCTCACTGCAAGCATTGACAATCAGTCCATCAGTAAGTCAGAGATGGACCAGGTGCTGAGTGAGAAAGAGCAGAAGGTAAGTGCCTTGACTTTAGAGTTGGACGACTGCACGAAGAGGATTAGTGAATTAGAGGAGCTGCTTGAAATACAGACAAAAGAAAAGGAGCAGCTCGCAGCAGAGTTGCAGCAGCATAAGAGCATGTGGGAGAGTCAAAAATCCGAGCTAATCCTACAGCTCCACCAAGCCCAGGAACAATGTTCTGAAAGAAATGACCTTTCACAGAAAACTGAGGAAAAGCTTCATTCTTTGGAGAAGGAGTTCCACAACACCAAACAGCAATTGGAAATTCAGCAAGGAGGTTTTGACAGGGAGAAGGCAGTGATCCTAAAAGCAAAAGACGAGGCTTTGAAGGCAGCCGAGGAGAGTGCAGGTAAAGCAGCTGAACTGAAAAAGAAAGCAGAGCAAAAAATTGGTTTGATTCGGAAACAGTTGACCTCGCAGATTGAGGAGAAAGAGCAGGTTGTTAAGAATCTACAGGTTCAACTAGAAGATATCAGACAGAGGCTAAGTGACAGGGAAAAGCAGATGATTAGTTTGGAAGAGAATGGGAAAATCATGCGCGAGGCCATGAACAACTTAAAAGATGAGCACACAAAACACCTGGAAGAAGTTCGACAGGATAAGGAAATACAACGAGAGAACTCTTTGCAGATTTTGAAGGACATGTATGAGGAGAAGTTGGCAACTTTTCATAAAGAGCTCTCTTTCAAAGATGAGTTGGCTGCAAAAGGTAAAGACAGAGAAGAGGAGGCTCATTCAAGACTCAGGGAGTTACAGACCAGACTTACTGACTCTGAAGAACAAACTACCATCCAGCAATCTGAGATCAAGAGGCTTCATGAAGAACTGTTGAAGCAGACTGCTTTGGTTCAAGAGCTTCAGTCAACTTGCTTTACACTTCAGGGCCAGATTAAGGAGAAAGTGATTAACGTCTTACAAGGGGAAGAGTGTTCTGTGGTACAGACTAAAACTTTTGTAGAAATGGAACTTTTGAGAACTCTTGCAACAGAAGAAAATGATGTAAATTTGAAACCAGAGGAATGGAACACTGTAAAGGATCTCTTAGTTAAAGAATATGAGCTTAAGCTTCAGGAGCTCTGTAGGAAACTGGAGGAGAAAGAGGATCAGCTTGAAGcccagaaaaaaatacaaaagggaCTGGATGAAGCAGCTGTTGATTCACCCACTGATGGATCCAAGGGTTCAGAGAATGATCTACAGAGAAAATTGAATGAAACAGAACTGGAGAAGCAGAAGATTCAAAGAGATTATGCTCAGCTACAGAAAGATCTTCGTTCACTGAGGAAGGAGCATGAAACGGAACTAGAATACCTGAAGAAGGAAATTCAAGAGGAGAATGACAAGAATCTGAA GCTCGAAATGGAAGATatggaaattaaacaaaactCTGCTCTTAAGCAGTTGATGAGGGAATTCAACACCCAGATGgccctgaaagagagagaacttgACACTTCAATAAAGGAGACTGTTG AAAAAGCCCAGAGTGTGGAAGCCCAGCTAATGGACAGCCATAGAGAGGAGGTCAGTCGTCTCCAAAAGATGATTTCCCAGAAAGAAGAAGATCTAAACAGAACTGTCCAGCGTTACGAGCAAGTCATTCAG AATCGGGAAGAGGAGATGGGTTCTCGTGTGTGGGAAGTACAGAAAGAACTAGAGGAATTGCAGCAGAGGAGTCTCAGTGGTCCACAG GGTATTGAGGAACTTCAG GTCCAACTTGCCGAAAAGACCACTTTGCTGAGTGAAGCCAAACTGAAAGAGCAGGAGTACCAAGATAGG ATTCATACTCTAGAAGACAAAATACAAAGTGGTTATAAAAACTCAGTGGTGACTCACCTAGGAAGCACATACAGAG